A genome region from Flavobacterium sp. includes the following:
- a CDS encoding PepSY-associated TM helix domain-containing protein, whose amino-acid sequence MTFKKLILKIHLWLGLASGLIVVILGITGCLYVFEEELRPLVHDYYYVDQVKNKKLPLSQIIEIAKNANQNQHPKQSLSGCRIINEDDRTVIVWFYEELDKEAFWYWNKYQNTYLYVDPYTGKIKEYENYNSEFFVFVRMLHQTLCLNSDIGDPIVGTATIIFIISLITGLILWWPKNKQAAKQRFWFQWKSTTKWKRKNYDLHNILGYYMMIFALIIALTGLVWAFESYDKGVQWLLNGGKTYEKETLVSDTTQYSKKNPTDKIFTSIRQSHPKAKSYYLFIPKENDSLATYRTFIRYKSRFEDTSTEFDQYTAKPLKTVHYKDKNNGEKFRFLNYDLHVGSILGFPGKVLAFFASLICTSLPITGFLIWWGRNNKKKKISI is encoded by the coding sequence ATGACTTTTAAAAAACTTATTCTTAAGATTCATCTTTGGCTGGGATTAGCTTCCGGCTTAATTGTAGTAATATTGGGTATTACTGGCTGCTTGTATGTTTTTGAAGAAGAATTACGTCCTCTGGTACACGATTATTATTATGTCGATCAGGTAAAAAACAAAAAACTTCCGCTAAGCCAAATCATTGAAATTGCCAAAAACGCCAATCAAAATCAGCATCCTAAACAATCGCTTTCGGGCTGCAGAATTATCAATGAAGATGATCGAACCGTAATTGTCTGGTTTTATGAAGAACTGGACAAAGAGGCTTTTTGGTATTGGAACAAATATCAAAACACCTATCTCTATGTTGATCCTTATACGGGAAAAATAAAAGAGTATGAAAACTACAATTCTGAGTTTTTTGTTTTTGTACGAATGCTGCATCAAACCTTATGTCTCAACAGCGATATAGGCGACCCAATAGTAGGAACGGCGACAATTATTTTTATTATTTCCTTAATCACAGGTTTAATTCTTTGGTGGCCCAAAAACAAACAAGCTGCAAAACAGCGTTTCTGGTTTCAATGGAAAAGCACTACCAAATGGAAACGCAAAAATTATGATCTACATAATATATTAGGGTACTACATGATGATTTTTGCTTTAATTATCGCCCTTACCGGATTAGTCTGGGCGTTTGAAAGCTATGACAAAGGCGTACAATGGCTTTTAAACGGAGGAAAAACTTATGAAAAAGAAACGCTGGTTTCTGATACTACTCAATATTCTAAAAAAAATCCAACTGATAAAATTTTTACCTCTATCCGTCAATCACATCCCAAAGCCAAAAGTTATTACCTTTTTATTCCGAAAGAAAATGATTCGCTGGCAACGTATCGAACTTTTATACGATACAAAAGTCGTTTTGAAGACACCTCAACAGAATTTGATCAGTATACGGCCAAACCTCTTAAAACAGTACATTATAAAGACAAAAACAATGGAGAAAAATTTCGGTTTCTAAATTACGATCTCCATGTAGGCAGCATATTAGGTTTCCCGGGCAAAGTATTGGCTTTTTTTGCCAGTCTGATTTGTACAAGCCTGCCTATAACCGGTTTTTTAATTTGGTGGGGAAGAAATAACAAAAAAAAGAAAATAAGTATTTAA
- a CDS encoding TonB-dependent receptor, whose translation MKYFNPKTLRFLLTISFVSSFLIMSAQQNGKIKGTITTSDGELAAGVNILLKNSKYWTVSDENGNFEFNRVKPNTYTLQVSLTGYETSESEVIVAESETSTINLQLKVSNKELKEVVVNGKKSILSKKTDYVARMPLTNLENPQVYSVIQKELLLQQISVDIRGAVMNAPGVVSISYPSGGVGMIFRGFSVGVNARNGMETVSGRSSVDLGNVERIEILKGPSGTLFGSSVSSFGGVVNLVTKKPFETTAAEVSYTAGSYNLNRLTVDVNTPLNQEKTVLFRINMGVHREKSFLDYGFNNTLLFAPSLTYKASDKLTFNFDAELYNVNNTRRTYNTYDANSGITNPSQLKIDYKKSMFHDDNDAKSTATKFFGQAEYEISENWKSTTVFSFVGEDVERSYQSYAVWSSPTQVARRVGLWGPIFNNYTNIQENINGQFSTGSIKHKFLGGVNYRLYSSNFSGGSTFTLDNIDVTAPFTPIRRKAVDAGLNLTTSPIADQKTISAYACDVVNFTDKFSAMLSLRLDNFERAKVGTVEGYSQTALSPKFGLVYEVVKNQVSVFANYMNGFQNVQPATQPDQTILVLDPIYAVQYEGGLKAETSNKKLSGSVSYYNITIDNATRLDAGYTIQDGKQVSKGVDFELMATPINGLSIVSGYAYNDNRIVRASDPTIQGKKATGSPENVVNFWTTYTFQNKLKGLGIGAGANYIDKNYFTANNLVYMPSYTVYNATVYYEKPTWRLGLKFNNLTNEKYWDFWGSSMAPANVLANLTIKF comes from the coding sequence ATGAAATATTTTAATCCGAAGACGTTACGTTTTCTATTGACAATTAGTTTTGTCTCTTCGTTCTTAATCATGTCTGCTCAGCAAAATGGGAAAATCAAAGGAACCATCACAACATCTGATGGCGAATTGGCAGCCGGAGTTAATATCCTATTAAAAAACTCAAAATATTGGACCGTTTCTGATGAAAACGGAAATTTCGAATTCAACAGAGTGAAACCCAATACTTATACACTACAAGTTTCTTTAACAGGTTACGAAACTTCTGAAAGTGAAGTAATTGTTGCAGAAAGTGAAACCTCAACTATTAATTTACAATTAAAAGTTTCTAACAAAGAACTTAAAGAAGTTGTTGTAAATGGTAAAAAAAGCATTTTGTCTAAAAAAACAGATTATGTTGCCAGAATGCCTTTAACCAATCTTGAAAACCCTCAGGTTTACAGCGTAATTCAAAAAGAACTTTTACTGCAGCAAATTTCAGTAGATATTAGAGGTGCTGTTATGAATGCTCCTGGTGTTGTATCTATCAGTTATCCTTCTGGTGGAGTTGGAATGATTTTTAGAGGATTTTCTGTCGGCGTAAATGCCCGAAACGGGATGGAAACTGTTTCTGGACGTTCTTCTGTCGATCTTGGAAACGTAGAACGCATCGAAATCCTGAAAGGTCCATCCGGAACTTTATTTGGTTCTTCTGTATCTTCTTTTGGAGGAGTTGTGAATCTGGTTACCAAAAAACCTTTTGAAACTACGGCTGCCGAAGTATCTTATACTGCCGGAAGCTACAATTTAAACCGATTGACTGTTGATGTTAATACGCCTTTAAATCAGGAAAAAACCGTTTTATTCAGAATCAATATGGGAGTTCACAGAGAGAAAAGCTTCCTTGATTATGGTTTCAACAATACGCTTCTTTTTGCTCCAAGCTTAACTTACAAAGCATCTGACAAACTTACTTTTAACTTCGATGCGGAGCTTTATAATGTAAACAATACCAGACGTACGTATAATACGTATGATGCAAACTCTGGAATCACAAATCCAAGTCAGCTAAAAATAGATTACAAAAAATCTATGTTCCATGACGATAACGATGCTAAATCTACGGCAACAAAATTCTTTGGACAGGCTGAATATGAAATATCTGAAAACTGGAAATCAACAACGGTATTTTCTTTTGTTGGCGAAGATGTAGAGCGCAGTTACCAAAGTTATGCTGTTTGGAGTTCACCTACACAGGTGGCCAGAAGAGTTGGACTTTGGGGACCTATTTTTAATAACTATACTAATATTCAGGAAAATATTAACGGACAATTTTCTACGGGAAGCATTAAACACAAATTTCTGGGCGGTGTAAACTACAGACTTTACAGTTCAAATTTTTCGGGAGGATCGACTTTTACACTTGATAATATTGATGTTACAGCTCCCTTCACTCCTATTAGAAGAAAAGCGGTTGATGCCGGACTTAATCTGACTACTTCTCCTATTGCCGATCAAAAAACAATAAGTGCTTATGCTTGTGATGTGGTGAATTTTACCGATAAATTTTCTGCCATGTTAAGTTTACGTCTGGATAATTTTGAAAGAGCAAAAGTAGGAACTGTTGAAGGTTACAGTCAGACAGCACTTTCTCCTAAATTTGGATTAGTGTATGAAGTGGTAAAAAATCAGGTTTCTGTATTTGCCAATTATATGAATGGTTTCCAGAATGTGCAGCCGGCAACACAGCCAGATCAAACTATTCTGGTTTTAGATCCTATTTATGCTGTACAATATGAAGGTGGATTAAAAGCCGAAACATCTAATAAAAAATTAAGCGGTTCTGTAAGCTACTATAACATTACTATCGATAATGCTACAAGACTCGATGCCGGTTATACCATTCAGGACGGAAAACAAGTAAGTAAAGGAGTAGATTTTGAATTGATGGCAACTCCTATTAACGGACTTAGCATTGTATCCGGATATGCTTATAATGACAATCGAATTGTAAGAGCATCTGATCCTACAATTCAAGGAAAAAAAGCAACAGGTTCTCCTGAAAATGTGGTTAACTTCTGGACTACTTATACTTTTCAAAATAAACTAAAAGGATTAGGTATAGGTGCAGGTGCCAACTATATCGACAAAAACTACTTTACTGCAAATAACTTAGTTTACATGCCGTCTTATACCGTTTACAATGCAACAGTATATTATGAAAAACCAACCTGGAGATTAGGTTTAAAATTCAACAATCTTACAAACGAGAAATACTGGGATTTCTGGGGATCATCAATGGCTCCGGCAAACGTGTTAGCTAACTTAACGATTAAGTTTTAA
- a CDS encoding TonB-dependent receptor codes for MHYLNQITKRLLYTIGLFLIFFNFINAQQNNGKIKGTITTSDGEPAIGVNIILKNSKYGTVSNEDGSFEFNKVKPNTYTAQISLTGYETLEQEVTVVSNETALLSLQLRVSNKQLKEVIVTTSRGKAFPKQSTYVSKMPLKNIENPQVYNVVSSELMKEQAITAYDDALKNVPGIQKLWESTGRGGDGAAYYTLRGFEAQANIVNGLPGLTNGSLDPANIERIEVIKGPSGTLFGSSLVCYGGLVNTVTKKPYEGFGGEFSYTAGSFGLNRITADFNTPLDDNNDVLFRVNASYQTENSFQDAGFRTAFFIAPTLSYRVNDKLSFLINTEIMQEEKTTPPMLFLGRETQLQYANLSELNYNTHLSFYSNDLSMKNPRFNLQAQMNYKISDQWTSQTTFSRGSSKSDGYYSYIYDNQNGKKEFGLSITKDQSQTITTDIQQNFVGDFKIGSLRNRIVAGLDYYAKELMFGGSRYAWLYNVTAQGDVNYIDPETGIEQAPRYPTRSSVDNVLASAGVTNYTSKEATYSAYASDVINITPSLLAMASLRVDYFDTEADVTTDEDDYNQTALSPKFGLLYQPIQDKLAVFANYMNGFRNISPAIVYDDATEEPIGTKTFKPEHANQLEFGVKANLLADKLNATVSYYDIEVENLVTAAPGSPINTVQGGTARSKGFEFDLNAAPLKGLSIIAGYSYNDSKIIKGDEANSWLETGKRPFWSGPKNLVNLWATYKFDEGFLENFGIGFGGNYASDNVILDSQVTGKFVLPEYTVINGSIFYNSNKFRVALNVNNIGNKDYFNGGWSTVNPQKPRNALLSFSYKF; via the coding sequence ATGCATTACCTCAACCAAATTACCAAACGCCTACTCTACACAATTGGACTGTTCTTAATTTTTTTCAATTTTATAAATGCACAGCAAAACAATGGCAAAATCAAAGGAACCATTACTACATCTGACGGTGAACCTGCTATTGGCGTAAATATCATTCTTAAAAATTCAAAATATGGAACGGTTTCTAATGAAGATGGTTCTTTTGAATTCAATAAAGTAAAACCCAATACCTATACAGCTCAAATTTCATTAACAGGTTATGAAACTCTTGAACAAGAAGTTACTGTTGTAAGCAATGAAACAGCCCTATTAAGTTTGCAATTGCGCGTTTCTAACAAACAGTTAAAAGAAGTTATTGTAACTACTTCAAGGGGAAAAGCGTTTCCGAAACAAAGTACTTATGTTTCTAAAATGCCTCTGAAAAACATCGAAAATCCGCAGGTTTATAATGTTGTTTCTTCAGAATTAATGAAAGAGCAAGCCATAACTGCTTATGACGACGCCTTAAAAAATGTTCCCGGAATTCAAAAATTATGGGAATCAACAGGCCGCGGCGGCGATGGAGCTGCTTATTATACCCTTCGCGGATTTGAAGCTCAGGCCAATATCGTAAACGGACTTCCCGGTTTAACAAACGGAAGCCTTGATCCAGCAAATATTGAAAGAATTGAAGTAATCAAAGGTCCATCTGGAACATTATTTGGCAGTAGTTTAGTTTGTTATGGAGGTCTTGTAAATACGGTTACCAAAAAACCGTATGAAGGTTTTGGCGGAGAATTCTCCTATACAGCCGGAAGTTTTGGTCTTAACAGAATTACTGCAGATTTTAATACCCCATTAGATGATAATAATGATGTTTTATTTAGAGTAAACGCTTCTTATCAAACCGAAAACAGTTTTCAGGATGCCGGATTCCGTACGGCTTTTTTTATTGCTCCTACCCTTTCTTACCGAGTAAATGATAAACTATCTTTTCTTATTAATACAGAGATTATGCAGGAAGAAAAAACAACGCCGCCCATGTTGTTTTTAGGAAGAGAAACACAACTGCAATATGCCAATCTGAGCGAACTGAATTACAATACGCATCTTTCTTTTTACAGTAATGATTTAAGCATGAAAAACCCAAGATTCAATCTGCAGGCTCAGATGAATTATAAAATCTCAGATCAGTGGACATCGCAAACCACTTTTTCAAGAGGTTCATCAAAGTCAGACGGGTATTACTCTTATATATATGATAATCAAAACGGTAAAAAAGAATTTGGTTTAAGTATTACCAAAGACCAGTCTCAAACCATAACCACAGATATTCAGCAGAATTTTGTTGGCGATTTCAAAATAGGAAGTCTGCGTAATCGTATAGTTGCCGGACTTGATTATTATGCTAAAGAACTAATGTTTGGCGGAAGCCGTTATGCCTGGCTGTACAATGTAACGGCTCAGGGAGATGTAAATTATATTGATCCGGAAACTGGAATTGAACAAGCTCCAAGATATCCAACCCGCAGTTCTGTAGACAATGTTCTGGCATCAGCAGGAGTAACCAATTATACCAGCAAAGAAGCCACTTATAGTGCTTATGCTTCAGATGTTATCAATATAACCCCAAGTTTACTTGCTATGGCAAGTTTACGTGTCGATTATTTTGATACTGAAGCTGATGTTACAACAGATGAAGATGATTACAATCAAACAGCTTTATCTCCAAAATTTGGTTTGCTTTATCAGCCAATTCAGGATAAACTGGCCGTTTTTGCCAATTATATGAATGGTTTCAGAAACATTTCACCAGCAATTGTTTATGATGACGCTACCGAAGAACCAATAGGAACTAAAACTTTCAAACCAGAACATGCTAATCAGTTAGAATTTGGTGTAAAAGCAAATCTTTTGGCAGATAAACTAAATGCAACGGTAAGTTATTATGATATTGAAGTTGAAAATCTAGTTACAGCAGCACCGGGAAGCCCTATAAATACCGTACAAGGAGGAACCGCAAGAAGCAAAGGTTTTGAATTTGACCTGAATGCTGCACCTTTAAAAGGGTTAAGTATTATAGCCGGCTACAGCTATAATGATAGCAAAATTATAAAAGGAGACGAAGCAAATTCATGGTTGGAAACGGGAAAAAGACCGTTTTGGTCAGGACCAAAAAATCTTGTAAATCTTTGGGCAACTTATAAATTTGATGAAGGATTTTTAGAAAATTTCGGAATTGGTTTTGGAGGAAATTATGCGAGTGACAATGTTATTCTCGACAGTCAGGTTACCGGAAAATTTGTTCTGCCGGAATATACCGTAATCAATGGTTCAATTTTTTATAACTCAAATAAATTTCGTGTAGCACTAAACGTAAACAAC